One segment of Nerophis lumbriciformis linkage group LG35, RoL_Nlum_v2.1, whole genome shotgun sequence DNA contains the following:
- the ogt.1 gene encoding UDP-N-acetylglucosamine--peptide N-acetylglucosaminyltransferase 110 kDa subunit isoform X1, with amino-acid sequence MASSVGNVADSTEPTKRMLSFQGLAELAHREYQSGDFEAAERHCMQLWRQEPDNTGVLLLLSSIHFQCRRLDRSAHFSTLAIKQNPMLAEAYSNLGNVYKERGQLQEAIEHYRHALRLKPDFIDGYINLAAALVAAGDMEGAVQAYVSALQYNPDLYCVRSDLGNLLKALGRLEEAKACYLKAIETQPNFAVAWSNLGCVFNAQGEIWLAIHHFEKAVTLDPNFLDAYINLGNVLKEARIFDRAVAGYLRALSLSPNHAVVHGNLACVYYEQGLIDLAIDTYRRAIELQPHFPDAYCNLANALKEKGNVSEAEECYNTALRLCPTHADSLNNLANIKREQGNIEEAVQLYRKALEVFPEFAAAHSNLASVLQQQGKLQEALMHYKEAIRISPTFADAYSNMGNTLKEMQDVQGALQCYTRAIQINPAFADAHSNLASIHKDSGNIPEAIASYRTALKLKPDFPDAYCNLAHCLQIVCDWTDYDDRMKKLVSIVADQLEKNRLPSVHPHHSMLYPLSHGFRKAIAERHGNLCLDKINALHKPTYEHPKDLKASGGRLRVGYVSSDFGNHPTSHLMQSIPGMHNPEKFEVFCYALSPDDSTNFRVKVVAEAHNFTDLSQIPCNGKAADRIHQDGVHILVNMNGYTKGARNELFALRAAPIQTMWLGYPGTSGAPFMDYIVSDKETSPLEVIEQYSEKVAYMPHTFFIGDHANMFPHLKKKAVIDFKSNGHIFDNRIVLNGIDLKAFLDSLPDVKVIKMKCDINQEPAADTNGALSMPVIPMNTAAEAIINMINQGQIQVTINSFTVSNGLATTQINNKAATGEEVPRTIVVTTRSQYGLPEDSIVYCNFNQLYKIDPPTLQMWANILKRVPNSVLWLLRFPAVGEPNIQQYAQNMGLPGSRIIFSPVAPKEEHVRRGQLADVCLDTPLCNGHTTGMDVLWAGTPMVTMPGETLASRVAASQLSCLGCPELIAHTRQDYEDVAVKLGSDMEYLKMIRARVWKQRICSPLFNTKQYTIELERLYLQMWEHHSNGNKPEHIFKVHTVESSDNA; translated from the exons ATGGCGAGCTCCGTGGGGAACGTGGCGGACAGCACAG AACCGACAAAACGTATGCTTTCCTTCCAAGGGTTGGCTGAGCTGGCACACCGGGAATATCAGTCAGGAGACTTTGAGGCAGCAGAGCGCCATTGCATGCAGCTATGGCGTCAGGAGCCTGATAACACGGGCGTGCTGCTGCTCCTGTCCTCCATTCACTTCCAGTGCAGAAGGCTTGACAG GTCTGCCCACTTCAGTACGCTGGCCATCAAACAGAATCCAATGCTAGCAGAGGCGTACTCCAACCTCGGGAACGTGTACAAGGAGCGAGGGCAACTTCAGGAAGCCATCGAACATTACCGCCATGCTCTGCGACTGAAACCAGATTTCATAGACGGCTACATCAACCTTGCGGCAGCTCTGGTCGCTGCCGGGGACATGGAGGGAGCAGTGCAGGCTTATGTGTCTGCCTTACAGTATAACCCT GATCTGTATTGTGTGCGCAGTGACTTGGGTAACTTGCTTAAAGCACTTGGACGCTTGGAAGAGGCAAAG GCTTGCTACCTGAAAGCCATTGAGACTCAGCCCAACTTCGCAGTAGCTTGGAGCAATCTGGGCTGTGTGTTCAATGCCCAGGGAGAAATATGGCTGGCCATACACCATTTTGAAAAG GCTGTGACGTTGGACCCAAATTTCCTCGACGCTTACATCAATTTAGGAAATGTTTTAAAGGAAGCCCGAATCTTTGACAG AGCTGTGGCTGGATATTTGAGAGCCCTCAGTCTTAGTCCAAACCATGCCGTTGTACACGGAAACTTGGCCTGTGTCTACTATGAACAGGGCCTTATTGACCTGGCTATTGACACTTACCGCCGAGCTATTGAGCTTCAACCCCACTTCCCAGATGCTTATTGTAATTTGGCAAATGCCCTGAAGGAGAAAGGCAAT GTGTCTGAAGCAGAAGAGTGCTACAACACAGCCTTGCGTTTGTGCCCGACCCATGCAGACTCCCTTAACAACTTGGCCAATATCAAACGTGAGCAAGGCAACATTGAGGAGGCTGTTCAGCTATACAGGAAAGCCCTAGAG GTGTTCCCCGAATTTGCTGCAGCTCACTCCAACCTTGCCAGTGTCCTCCAGCAGCAGGGTAAACTCCAGGAGGCTCTCATGCACTACAAGGAAGCTATCAG AATCAGCCCCACATTTGCAGATGCCTACTCAAATATGGGAAACACGCTGAAAGAGATGCAAGATGTACAAGGAGCGCTCCAGTGCTATACACGTGCCATACAGATCAACCCTGCTTTTGCTGATGCTCACAGCAATTTGgcgtcaatacacaaa GATTCTGGAAACATTCCAGAGGCCATTGCTTCTTATCGCACAGCCTTGAAACTCAAGCCTGATTTCCCTGATGCATACTGTAACTTGGCACATTGCTTGCAG ATTGTGTGCGATTGGACAGATTATGATGATCGGATGAAAAAGCTTGTGAGCATTGTTGCTGACCAGCTTGAAAAGAATCGCTTGCCTTCAGTGCACCCTCATCACAGTATGCTGTACCCACTCTCTCACGGCTTCCGCAAGGCCATTGCTGAGCGCCATGGAAACCTTTGCCTGGACAAG ATCAATGCATTGCACAAACCCACTTACGAGCATCCTAAAGATTTGAAGGCCAGCGGTGGACGTCTGCGTGTTGGTTACGTCAGCTCAGACTTTGGCAACCATCCGACGTCACACTTGATGCAGTCCATTCCCGGGATGCATAATCCTGAGAAATTTGAG GTGTTTTGTTACGCTCTGAGCCCTGATGACAGTACCAACTTCAGAGTCAAAGTTGTGGCAGAAGCTCATAATTTCACAGACCTCTCACAG ATTCCTTGCAATGGAAAGGCAGCTGATCGCATTCACCAAGATGGGGTCCACATTCTGGTTAACATGAATGGATATACCAAGGGAGCCAGAAATGAGCTGTTTGCTCTACGCGCTGCTCCTATTCAG ACAATGTGGCTGGGTTACCCTGGAACCAGCGGTGCACCCTTCATGGACTACATCGTCAGTGACAAGGAGACATCACCTCTTGAAGTAATCGAGCAATATTCCGAGAAGGTTGCCTACATGCCACATACATTTTTCATTGGAGATCATGCCAACATGTTTCCTCATCTCAAG AAAAAAGCAGTGATTGATTTCAAATCAAATGGACACATCTTTGACAACCGCATTGTTCTTAACGGTATTGATCTGAAGGCCTTCTTGGACAGTCTGCCAGATGTAAAAGTGATTAAG ATGAAATGTGACATCAATCAGGAACCAGCCGCAGACACAAATGGAGCTTTGTCAATGCCCGTGATCCCAATGAATACAGCTGCAGAAGCAATTATCAACATGATCAACCAAGGTCAAATACAGGTCACCATCAACAGCTTTACTGTCAGCAACGGCCTTGCCACCACCCAG ATCAATAACAAAGCTGCCACGGGGGAAGAAGTTCCACGCACAATTGTTGTGACGACTCGCTCCCAGTATGGTCTTCCAGAGGACTCCATTGTTTACTGCAACTTCAACCAACTCTACAAGATTGACCCACCAACCCTTCAGATGTGGGCCAAT ATCCTAAAACGTGTACCCAACAGTGTATTGTGGCTCCTTCGGTTCCCAGCTGTGGGCGAGCCCAACATCCAGCAGTATGCTCAGAACATGGGTCTTCCAGGTTCACGCATCATCTTCTCTCCAGTGGCCCCCAAAGAAGAACATGTTAGGAGGGGGCAGCTGGCTGATGTGTGCTTAGACACACCTCTGTGCAATGGTCACACCACAGGCATGGATGTTCTCTGGGCTGGAACACCTATGGTCACCATGCCAG GTGAAACTCTTGCCTCGCGAGTGGCTGCTTCACAACTCAGCTGCCTTGGCTGTCCGGAACTCATTGCCCATACACGGCAGGACTATGAAGATGTAGCAGTCAAGTTGGGATCTGACATGGAATA CTTGAAGATGATTAGGGCACGTGTTTGGAAGCAGCGCATCTGTAGTCCTCTCTTCAACACCAAGCAGTACACTATTGAACTGGAGAGACTCTATCTGCAGATGTGGGAGCACCATAGCAACGGCAACAAGCCAGAGCACATCTTTAAAGTCCACACAGTAGAAAGCAGCGACAATGCCTAA
- the ogt.1 gene encoding UDP-N-acetylglucosamine--peptide N-acetylglucosaminyltransferase 110 kDa subunit isoform X2, which yields MASSVGNVADSTGLAELAHREYQSGDFEAAERHCMQLWRQEPDNTGVLLLLSSIHFQCRRLDRSAHFSTLAIKQNPMLAEAYSNLGNVYKERGQLQEAIEHYRHALRLKPDFIDGYINLAAALVAAGDMEGAVQAYVSALQYNPDLYCVRSDLGNLLKALGRLEEAKACYLKAIETQPNFAVAWSNLGCVFNAQGEIWLAIHHFEKAVTLDPNFLDAYINLGNVLKEARIFDRAVAGYLRALSLSPNHAVVHGNLACVYYEQGLIDLAIDTYRRAIELQPHFPDAYCNLANALKEKGNVSEAEECYNTALRLCPTHADSLNNLANIKREQGNIEEAVQLYRKALEVFPEFAAAHSNLASVLQQQGKLQEALMHYKEAIRISPTFADAYSNMGNTLKEMQDVQGALQCYTRAIQINPAFADAHSNLASIHKDSGNIPEAIASYRTALKLKPDFPDAYCNLAHCLQIVCDWTDYDDRMKKLVSIVADQLEKNRLPSVHPHHSMLYPLSHGFRKAIAERHGNLCLDKINALHKPTYEHPKDLKASGGRLRVGYVSSDFGNHPTSHLMQSIPGMHNPEKFEVFCYALSPDDSTNFRVKVVAEAHNFTDLSQIPCNGKAADRIHQDGVHILVNMNGYTKGARNELFALRAAPIQTMWLGYPGTSGAPFMDYIVSDKETSPLEVIEQYSEKVAYMPHTFFIGDHANMFPHLKKKAVIDFKSNGHIFDNRIVLNGIDLKAFLDSLPDVKVIKMKCDINQEPAADTNGALSMPVIPMNTAAEAIINMINQGQIQVTINSFTVSNGLATTQINNKAATGEEVPRTIVVTTRSQYGLPEDSIVYCNFNQLYKIDPPTLQMWANILKRVPNSVLWLLRFPAVGEPNIQQYAQNMGLPGSRIIFSPVAPKEEHVRRGQLADVCLDTPLCNGHTTGMDVLWAGTPMVTMPGETLASRVAASQLSCLGCPELIAHTRQDYEDVAVKLGSDMEYLKMIRARVWKQRICSPLFNTKQYTIELERLYLQMWEHHSNGNKPEHIFKVHTVESSDNA from the exons ATGGCGAGCTCCGTGGGGAACGTGGCGGACAGCACAG GGTTGGCTGAGCTGGCACACCGGGAATATCAGTCAGGAGACTTTGAGGCAGCAGAGCGCCATTGCATGCAGCTATGGCGTCAGGAGCCTGATAACACGGGCGTGCTGCTGCTCCTGTCCTCCATTCACTTCCAGTGCAGAAGGCTTGACAG GTCTGCCCACTTCAGTACGCTGGCCATCAAACAGAATCCAATGCTAGCAGAGGCGTACTCCAACCTCGGGAACGTGTACAAGGAGCGAGGGCAACTTCAGGAAGCCATCGAACATTACCGCCATGCTCTGCGACTGAAACCAGATTTCATAGACGGCTACATCAACCTTGCGGCAGCTCTGGTCGCTGCCGGGGACATGGAGGGAGCAGTGCAGGCTTATGTGTCTGCCTTACAGTATAACCCT GATCTGTATTGTGTGCGCAGTGACTTGGGTAACTTGCTTAAAGCACTTGGACGCTTGGAAGAGGCAAAG GCTTGCTACCTGAAAGCCATTGAGACTCAGCCCAACTTCGCAGTAGCTTGGAGCAATCTGGGCTGTGTGTTCAATGCCCAGGGAGAAATATGGCTGGCCATACACCATTTTGAAAAG GCTGTGACGTTGGACCCAAATTTCCTCGACGCTTACATCAATTTAGGAAATGTTTTAAAGGAAGCCCGAATCTTTGACAG AGCTGTGGCTGGATATTTGAGAGCCCTCAGTCTTAGTCCAAACCATGCCGTTGTACACGGAAACTTGGCCTGTGTCTACTATGAACAGGGCCTTATTGACCTGGCTATTGACACTTACCGCCGAGCTATTGAGCTTCAACCCCACTTCCCAGATGCTTATTGTAATTTGGCAAATGCCCTGAAGGAGAAAGGCAAT GTGTCTGAAGCAGAAGAGTGCTACAACACAGCCTTGCGTTTGTGCCCGACCCATGCAGACTCCCTTAACAACTTGGCCAATATCAAACGTGAGCAAGGCAACATTGAGGAGGCTGTTCAGCTATACAGGAAAGCCCTAGAG GTGTTCCCCGAATTTGCTGCAGCTCACTCCAACCTTGCCAGTGTCCTCCAGCAGCAGGGTAAACTCCAGGAGGCTCTCATGCACTACAAGGAAGCTATCAG AATCAGCCCCACATTTGCAGATGCCTACTCAAATATGGGAAACACGCTGAAAGAGATGCAAGATGTACAAGGAGCGCTCCAGTGCTATACACGTGCCATACAGATCAACCCTGCTTTTGCTGATGCTCACAGCAATTTGgcgtcaatacacaaa GATTCTGGAAACATTCCAGAGGCCATTGCTTCTTATCGCACAGCCTTGAAACTCAAGCCTGATTTCCCTGATGCATACTGTAACTTGGCACATTGCTTGCAG ATTGTGTGCGATTGGACAGATTATGATGATCGGATGAAAAAGCTTGTGAGCATTGTTGCTGACCAGCTTGAAAAGAATCGCTTGCCTTCAGTGCACCCTCATCACAGTATGCTGTACCCACTCTCTCACGGCTTCCGCAAGGCCATTGCTGAGCGCCATGGAAACCTTTGCCTGGACAAG ATCAATGCATTGCACAAACCCACTTACGAGCATCCTAAAGATTTGAAGGCCAGCGGTGGACGTCTGCGTGTTGGTTACGTCAGCTCAGACTTTGGCAACCATCCGACGTCACACTTGATGCAGTCCATTCCCGGGATGCATAATCCTGAGAAATTTGAG GTGTTTTGTTACGCTCTGAGCCCTGATGACAGTACCAACTTCAGAGTCAAAGTTGTGGCAGAAGCTCATAATTTCACAGACCTCTCACAG ATTCCTTGCAATGGAAAGGCAGCTGATCGCATTCACCAAGATGGGGTCCACATTCTGGTTAACATGAATGGATATACCAAGGGAGCCAGAAATGAGCTGTTTGCTCTACGCGCTGCTCCTATTCAG ACAATGTGGCTGGGTTACCCTGGAACCAGCGGTGCACCCTTCATGGACTACATCGTCAGTGACAAGGAGACATCACCTCTTGAAGTAATCGAGCAATATTCCGAGAAGGTTGCCTACATGCCACATACATTTTTCATTGGAGATCATGCCAACATGTTTCCTCATCTCAAG AAAAAAGCAGTGATTGATTTCAAATCAAATGGACACATCTTTGACAACCGCATTGTTCTTAACGGTATTGATCTGAAGGCCTTCTTGGACAGTCTGCCAGATGTAAAAGTGATTAAG ATGAAATGTGACATCAATCAGGAACCAGCCGCAGACACAAATGGAGCTTTGTCAATGCCCGTGATCCCAATGAATACAGCTGCAGAAGCAATTATCAACATGATCAACCAAGGTCAAATACAGGTCACCATCAACAGCTTTACTGTCAGCAACGGCCTTGCCACCACCCAG ATCAATAACAAAGCTGCCACGGGGGAAGAAGTTCCACGCACAATTGTTGTGACGACTCGCTCCCAGTATGGTCTTCCAGAGGACTCCATTGTTTACTGCAACTTCAACCAACTCTACAAGATTGACCCACCAACCCTTCAGATGTGGGCCAAT ATCCTAAAACGTGTACCCAACAGTGTATTGTGGCTCCTTCGGTTCCCAGCTGTGGGCGAGCCCAACATCCAGCAGTATGCTCAGAACATGGGTCTTCCAGGTTCACGCATCATCTTCTCTCCAGTGGCCCCCAAAGAAGAACATGTTAGGAGGGGGCAGCTGGCTGATGTGTGCTTAGACACACCTCTGTGCAATGGTCACACCACAGGCATGGATGTTCTCTGGGCTGGAACACCTATGGTCACCATGCCAG GTGAAACTCTTGCCTCGCGAGTGGCTGCTTCACAACTCAGCTGCCTTGGCTGTCCGGAACTCATTGCCCATACACGGCAGGACTATGAAGATGTAGCAGTCAAGTTGGGATCTGACATGGAATA CTTGAAGATGATTAGGGCACGTGTTTGGAAGCAGCGCATCTGTAGTCCTCTCTTCAACACCAAGCAGTACACTATTGAACTGGAGAGACTCTATCTGCAGATGTGGGAGCACCATAGCAACGGCAACAAGCCAGAGCACATCTTTAAAGTCCACACAGTAGAAAGCAGCGACAATGCCTAA